The following proteins come from a genomic window of Candidatus Obscuribacter sp.:
- a CDS encoding transposase family protein has protein sequence MDFAITGFQMTCTQKQIELLLKYATTYTKEVAAAKAGMSLSTAKRYLTTNGKKPFRLPTDRNWRTRRDPFEGVWADLKAMLERDQGLEAQTLMDWLLASYPDQFNPGQVRTLRRRVHDWRVLEGPERREVMFAQTIVAARQSQSDYTHCSELEILIDNQPFPHLLYHFMLPYSRWEFVWICHTESFETLTKGYELAVAKLGAVAPEHRTDNLAGAVPVGEHGTFQVRWMEFLKHYGVIPSSNNPGCSNENGSVEKSNDLFKHAIDQRLRLRGDRNFRTVEDYESYLEQATLERNRLRISRLEEELALLIPLPKTEWYEPKQYSTTVTAWSTVSMSGVTYSVPSRYIGQKLRGLVFKDQVRIYYGRHLVMECRKPEQSKKCINYRHLILHLMRKPGAFRNYQYREELFPRVVFRQAYDALLAYDDERADKEYLRILNQAALDGEESVAKALATLLESRVLPASERVYELCRSKSVVPAVEVFVPKLQNYDALLNHSGRQELRYESAYETNRT, from the coding sequence GCAAAAAGATATTTGACGACAAACGGGAAAAAGCCCTTTCGATTACCGACTGATCGCAACTGGAGAACAAGGAGGGACCCTTTTGAAGGCGTCTGGGCCGATTTAAAGGCTATGCTGGAGCGTGATCAAGGGCTTGAAGCTCAGACCTTGATGGATTGGCTTCTGGCATCCTATCCGGATCAATTTAACCCAGGGCAAGTGCGGACGTTGCGCCGACGTGTGCATGACTGGAGAGTTCTGGAGGGACCAGAGCGAAGGGAAGTCATGTTTGCCCAAACAATAGTGGCAGCAAGGCAGAGCCAAAGCGACTATACGCATTGCTCGGAGCTGGAGATCTTGATCGACAATCAACCCTTTCCACACTTGCTCTACCACTTTATGCTCCCTTATTCTCGCTGGGAATTTGTCTGGATCTGCCATACAGAAAGTTTTGAAACTTTGACGAAGGGCTATGAATTGGCCGTGGCAAAGCTCGGTGCGGTTGCGCCTGAGCACCGTACTGACAATCTAGCGGGAGCAGTTCCAGTGGGCGAGCACGGGACGTTTCAAGTCCGGTGGATGGAATTCTTGAAGCACTACGGTGTGATACCAAGCTCAAACAATCCTGGTTGCTCCAATGAAAATGGATCTGTCGAAAAGAGCAATGATCTGTTTAAGCACGCAATCGACCAGCGCCTGAGATTACGTGGTGATCGCAATTTTAGAACCGTGGAGGACTATGAGAGTTATCTTGAGCAAGCAACACTAGAGCGAAATCGACTCAGGATTAGCCGTCTTGAGGAGGAGCTAGCATTGTTGATACCACTGCCGAAGACCGAGTGGTACGAGCCAAAGCAATACTCCACAACAGTAACCGCTTGGAGTACGGTTTCTATGAGCGGTGTGACCTATTCAGTGCCAAGCCGCTACATTGGGCAAAAGCTAAGAGGGCTGGTCTTCAAGGACCAGGTGCGTATTTATTACGGACGGCACTTGGTAATGGAATGCCGGAAGCCTGAGCAGAGCAAGAAATGCATCAACTACAGGCATCTAATTCTCCACCTGATGCGCAAACCAGGTGCATTTAGAAACTATCAATATCGCGAGGAATTGTTTCCTCGAGTGGTTTTCCGCCAAGCCTATGATGCGTTGCTAGCATATGACGACGAACGGGCTGACAAAGAATACCTGCGAATTCTAAATCAAGCGGCACTGGATGGCGAGGAATCTGTTGCAAAGGCTCTAGCAACCCTTTTAGAGTCACGCGTGCTGCCAGCCAGTGAGCGTGTTTACGAGCTATGCAGGAGTAAGTCCGTAGTGCCAGCTGTGGAGGTATTTGTACCGAAATTGCAAAACTACGATGCACTTTTAAATCACTCAGGCAGACAGGAGCTGCGCTATGAATCCGCTTACGAGACAAACAGAACTTGA